One Pirellulales bacterium DNA segment encodes these proteins:
- a CDS encoding UDP binding domain-containing protein — translation RFIELAGEINTSMPHYVIQRLGEALNEVGKPLNGSKIAILGMAYKKDVDDPRESPSFELMELLLAGRAKVTYNDPHVARLPRMRHHHVPPMESQPLTAEYLAAQDCVLIATDHSAYDYDFIVRSSRLVIDTRNATQHVKQGREKIHKA, via the coding sequence CGCTTCATCGAACTGGCTGGCGAAATCAACACCAGCATGCCGCACTACGTCATTCAGCGGTTGGGCGAGGCGTTGAATGAAGTCGGCAAGCCACTCAACGGCAGCAAGATTGCCATTCTGGGCATGGCCTACAAGAAAGACGTCGACGACCCGCGGGAAAGTCCCTCGTTCGAATTGATGGAGCTCTTGTTGGCCGGCCGTGCGAAGGTGACGTACAACGATCCGCACGTCGCGCGGCTGCCTCGAATGCGTCATCACCATGTGCCGCCGATGGAAAGTCAACCCCTCACGGCCGAATACCTGGCCGCACAGGATTGCGTGCTGATCGCCACCGATCACTCGGCCTACGATTACGACTTTATCGTGCGATCTTCACGGCTCGTGATCGATACGCGCAACGCCACGCAGCACGTGAAGCAGGGACGCGAGAAGATCCACAAAGCGTAA